A genomic region of Nostoc sp. UHCC 0702 contains the following coding sequences:
- a CDS encoding phosphate ABC transporter permease — MIVPLTRQKFDQLVPLIATGPQYKYCWGKFSNFLQRLLISVVAVAVILLVRTVFGLEFGTILFLLGVAGALFWLWYPAFQASVRNAKSRRYKYSGFFRGRILDWWITDQLIGKQETVNSKGELVIVENREKWINLEVGDDTGFSIELEAPLRPAHKVIARGQIAEMIVMSNRPDLSSIENFTEVYIPSHNLWVNDYPYIRKDFFNEVSSRLGQDRQQRPRRRRRQYDE, encoded by the coding sequence ATGATAGTCCCCCTGACTCGCCAGAAATTTGACCAACTCGTCCCCTTAATTGCCACTGGCCCGCAGTACAAGTACTGTTGGGGAAAATTTTCAAATTTTTTGCAGCGGCTGTTAATTTCTGTAGTTGCCGTAGCTGTAATTCTACTTGTAAGAACTGTGTTTGGGCTAGAGTTTGGTACAATCTTATTTTTGCTAGGGGTAGCCGGCGCTCTTTTTTGGCTATGGTATCCAGCGTTTCAGGCAAGTGTGCGGAATGCAAAAAGCCGCCGTTACAAGTACAGCGGCTTTTTTCGTGGTCGAATATTAGATTGGTGGATTACAGACCAATTGATTGGCAAACAAGAAACCGTCAACAGCAAAGGTGAGTTGGTGATTGTTGAAAATCGAGAAAAATGGATTAACTTAGAGGTGGGTGATGACACAGGATTTAGCATAGAGTTAGAAGCACCACTGCGTCCTGCTCACAAAGTTATTGCCCGTGGTCAAATTGCAGAAATGATAGTGATGTCAAATCGTCCAGATTTGAGCAGTATTGAAAACTTCACTGAAGTATACATTCCCAGTCATAACCTATGGGTCAATGATTATCCTTATATACGAAAGGATTTCTTTAATGAAGTCAGTAGCCGCTTGGGTCAAGACCGACAGCAAAGACCTCGCCGCCGTCGCCGTCAGTATGACGAGTGA